The Paenibacillus sp. BIC5C1 DNA segment CCGCCAGCATATTTATAATCCTTCTGATCGGCAGATACTTTCGGAATTGTAGCGAATGCGATTTTGAAGTCATGCGGAAATTCCTTCAGGTTATTGGCGTTGCGGAAAATAAATTCTCCTGCGGCTAACATAGCTGCCTCCCCTTTGAGGAACATGGTGTCTACCGGCATCTTACTTGTTACCTGTTCTCCATATTCGGGTGTCGATTTGTCCACAAACATCATGTCATGCACGATTTGAAGCTGCTTTTTCCAAAGATCATTATTGAAGTTAGATGTTCCTTCCGGCGTGGTTACGCCAAGGCCCGCTATGGTACCGTCGATTGCAGCGGTAAAGGCAGCATCATGCTGCATAAGACCGTACACATTCGTTTTTGTTAGCGCTTTCGAATATTCCCTCAAGTCATCCCATGTCCAATCAACGGGAGGAATCGGAAGACCGGCTTCATCCAGCATGCTTTTGTTAAGCCAGATGAATAACATGTTTTTCTTTGTCGGAATGCCATAATACTTATCTCCGATTTTCCATTGAGCGGCGTCTACTCCCATTTGCTCGTCGATGTTGTAATCTGTTCTGTTGCTCAGATCCAAAGCGACTCCTGCATCCACACGTTTCTGTAAACGGTTAATCGTGTAGTTGACGAACAAGTCTGCGTCCTGACCCGTCATGAGCGCGGTATCCAGCTTCAAGTTGCCGGGGTCATCATTTACATAACGGAAGTACTCGACCTGAATGTCAGGATTTTCTTTGTTCCAGCTGTCAATCACTTCTTGAGGTCCAGCCTCGGCAGGAACAGCTCCCCAAAGCGTGAGATTAATGGTCTCACCAGCTTTTTGATTCGCCGATCCCGCACTCGCTCCCTCGTTGTTAGCCCCTCCGCATGCACTGAGCATCGAAGCTGTCAAAGTCGTAATCAAAGCTGCCTTTAACCAATTTCTATATTTCATTTACAGTCCCCCTTATCGAGTTGATAAGCTGTTTGCTACGTCTTTAACTTTATCACCAGCCTGACATTGGGGGTATGAACGGTGTTTGGTTATTCATAGAACGATTTTTTGTTCTTTACGGTATTCGTTCGGGGTCAGCCCGCACCACCGCTTGAATATTTTAATGAAATAATTGTCGTTCTCGAAGCCTACCAACCTGCCAATTTCACTCACCGTTTTCTCTGTCTCTGTCAGCAGCATTTTCGCTGCTTGAACGCGGCGGTTTTGAATAAAATGCGTCATCGTGATTCCCATCTTCTTCTTGAATAAGTCACTAACATAACTGGCATCCATGCGAACATATTCAGCCAATCTTTTTAATGTCACATCCTCGGCGAAATGCTCCTCAATGTAGGTAATCATTCGGTTCAGTTCCGGATGATCCGTTGGTTCTTGGGCAGTCTTATCCGGGAACCATTTATCTGCCAGGCGAAGCTTATCCATTCTCGTCAGTTCTCCGGCTACTTTGTCCATGGTTTGCTTCAGTTCCTTCAAATCCAGAGAAAGTTTCATTAAATAACCTGAAGCCCCGTATTCCAATGCTTGTCTGGCATACTCAAATTCACTTACTGCCGTCAACATAACGAACCTGCATTCATGTCCCTCCTTTCTCGTGAGCTGAAGTAAACGGATGCCATCCATGAGCGGCATGAAAATGTCGGAAATGACAACATCGGGCTGCAGTTCCCGAATCAACTGCAAACCTTCCTCGCCATTTACCGCCTCACCGATAATTTCAAATGGGATATTCGCCTTTGTAAACAATTTGCGCAAGCTTGCTCTTGCGTACTGTTCATCTTCAACGATCAATGTGCGCCACAATGGTGCTCCCCTCCTTCAAATATGGTTTGGATAACAATAATGGGAAATGCATGAAGACCTGCGTTCCTTCCTCCGTCGACTCTATGCGAAGTCCTGTCGGCTGGTTCTTAAACATAAGTTCCAAGCTCTCGCGAAGGTTCTGTACGCCAATGCTTTTTCGTTTCCGGTAGGACTGATTCGCCTGGGATTTTTTCATTCCTATGCCATTGTCCGCAACCTCCAAAATAAGCAGCGAATGGTGGATTGATGCACGAATGTTAATCCGCCCCTCAAGCTGTGTTTGTCCAAACCCGTGAATCAACGAATTTTCTACCAGCGGCTGCAGACAAAATTTTGGAATCAGTGCATACTCCAGGTCCCTGGAAACTTCATAGTGAAGCTCGATGCCATGTCCAAACCGTTTCCGTTGGATATCCATGTAGGATTCAATTAGCACAATCTCCTCCTTCAGAAGAATAAGATCAACCTCCAAATTCAGCGTAGTTTCTAATATTTTTCCTAGCGATACACAAATCTCGTAAATCTCATCTTCATCCTTATCCAGTGCAATGCTCTTGATTGTATTCAGCGTATTCAGCAAAAAATGAGGATTCATTTGACCAAGCAACACCTGAAATCGGACAAACTGCTTTTGCCGCTCCTCCAGCTTTAACTGTTCCAACAGATTATTGATGTCTGCGATCATAAAATTAAAGCTTCGGGTTAGCGCCAGCAATTCACCTCTTCCTTGTTCCGGCAGCTTTGTCTTCAAATTCAATTTAACGGTTGTCTCCATCTTTCGTTGAAGATGCTTTAAAGGACCGGTAACGGTTGAAGAAATGAAATAAGTTAGCAGCACAAACAGCAGCAGGATGGCCCCATATACGGTATAGAACCTCAGCTTTTGTTTGTTCACTTCTTCAAATAACAAGGACAGGGGAATCTTTTTCACAAGATAACCGTCAAGCTCTTGAATCTTGCTATAGGTATACATCATATGATTGTTCACAATGGATTGGGAGGAGTTATCCTGTCCTTGGCTCTGACTTGCTGCTGTAATGGCAGATGACACGGTAGAGGGTATGTTATCCCCCGAATTGGATTGAAGCATAATTCTCCCATATCCATCCATTAGAAAATAGGCCCCTTCACCATCGCTGCCAAATGTATTTTCTTCCGTTTTTTCCTGGAACCATGCTTCATAATCGATACTAAAACGTCCATATGCGAAGGGTTTCAGCCCGTCGTCACGCAACACTTCGTAAAGGCTCAGCATCCGATTTCCTTTTCTCTCACGAACGCCGGTCGTCAAATCATTGGATTTCCATAAGTAACGCTGTCCCTCGGTCCTCTTCAGCTCCTGTACCCAGGGCTCGGAACTGATGTGGGCGTAATTCAGAGAATTCTCTGGCGTATACGAAGTGTAAGCATTTCCTTTTAAATCGATCAATGTGTAGAATACGGTAGCTCCCGTAAGGAAAAAGCTGTTCTCAATACTAGCAAATTTATTTTCCACAATTCGTTTTCGATGGATGGCATCATATAATTCCGGCTTCTGCATCACTTCGCGGAGGACAGAATCCTGATCCAGCAGCATCCCAGTCTTCATCACAAGACTCATCAAATCGATAAGATCGGCTTTGATGCCTTCGAGTTGCTTGACGTTAATGTCCGAAGCGTCCCGTTGAAGCATAACTTCCGTTTCTCGGAAGTTATAGAGGAATAATATGGCTATGGGCGTCAGGAGGAATAACAGAAAGGAAAATAGTATTCGGTGTTTAAAAGTGCCTGGCGTTATTCGTCGCAGCCATGTGGTCAACATGATTATTTCTCAGCCCTCCCATCGGTGTATACCTCCCAATTTACTGAACATTACGGTTGATCGCAATAGTAAATTGTAAGCGCTTATATGAGAAGTTGGGAGCCTCCTCTTTCCTATGGAATAAAAAAACGACAGCCAAATAATTGACTGTCGTTAGGTTCTTACTATTTCCGAATCGACTTGAAGGACTCCGTCTGCTGTGTAATGCCTTTCTCTGCCGCAAATCGCTCGATGCTGGATGCGCCGAAGAATCCATCGATGCCCTTCGTTCTCTCCATGACATAGGCCGCATCCTCCGGATCCGCAATGGGTCCACCGTGGCAAATAATCATGATCTCCGGGTTCACAGCCCGCCCTGCTTCAATAATCGCCTCGATTCGTTGTACACAGTCGTCCAGAGTCAGCGCTGTTTTTGCACCAATCGAGCCCTTGGTCGTCAAGCCCATGTGCGCAACCAAAATGTCAGCCCCCGCCTCCGCCATGGCTTTTGCCTGAGCAGGATCAAAAACATACGGCGTAGTCAGCATATCCAATTCATGAGCGACACGGATCATTTCAACCTCCAGATCGTACCCCATACCGGTTTCCTCCAGGTTTTGTCTGAACACCCCATCAATCAAACCAACGGTTGGGAAGTTCTGAACTCCGCTGAAGCCCTGCTCCTTCAGCTGCTTCAGGTATACCTCCATAATTCGGAAAGGGTCGGTGCCGCATACCCCTGCCAGAACAGGCGTATGCTTGACAACAGGCAGCACCTCGGCTCCCATCTCAACAACGATTTGATTGGCGTCTCCATAGGAGAGCAAGCCCGCCAGCGAGCCGCGGCCCGCCATTCTGTACCGACCGGAATTATATACGATTAACATATCTGCTCCGCCCGCTTCACTGCTCTTGGCCGTAATGCCTGTGCCTGCCCCGACACCTAGAAGAATTTTACCCTGCTTTACCTCTTCCTTAAATTTGTCCATAATTTCTGATCTGTTCAGCTTATTCATTTCGTATTTCCTCCTTATTGGATTCATTCGGAATTTGATGTCATGAGATCGATCAGCTTTTGTGCTGCGGCTTCTGCAAAGGCTGGATCGTTGATGGCGCAATCCATTTCAATCACTTCAACAATTGAGTGATCGACATGCTCACGTAGGGTATCAAACAACATCCGGTCCTCCTCCGGTCCGTAGAAAGGCTCCCCCTCCACATCAATTGAGGAGACGCCTCTAAGCGGCAG contains these protein-coding regions:
- a CDS encoding ABC transporter substrate-binding protein, with translation MKYRNWLKAALITTLTASMLSACGGANNEGASAGSANQKAGETINLTLWGAVPAEAGPQEVIDSWNKENPDIQVEYFRYVNDDPGNLKLDTALMTGQDADLFVNYTINRLQKRVDAGVALDLSNRTDYNIDEQMGVDAAQWKIGDKYYGIPTKKNMLFIWLNKSMLDEAGLPIPPVDWTWDDLREYSKALTKTNVYGLMQHDAAFTAAIDGTIAGLGVTTPEGTSNFNNDLWKKQLQIVHDMMFVDKSTPEYGEQVTSKMPVDTMFLKGEAAMLAAGEFIFRNANNLKEFPHDFKIAFATIPKVSADQKDYKYAGGLGDMLSVNAKSKHQDAAWKFAKWYADGGMLPMASGGRLPSSKSVDNKQAMDLLLKGVEDKYDTESMNSVVFGEFPSFQLNVPQQELDARKEEYEKYFLNEQDIDTTLKNMAKRHQEYIK
- a CDS encoding response regulator transcription factor, with translation MWRTLIVEDEQYARASLRKLFTKANIPFEIIGEAVNGEEGLQLIRELQPDVVISDIFMPLMDGIRLLQLTRKEGHECRFVMLTAVSEFEYARQALEYGASGYLMKLSLDLKELKQTMDKVAGELTRMDKLRLADKWFPDKTAQEPTDHPELNRMITYIEEHFAEDVTLKRLAEYVRMDASYVSDLFKKKMGITMTHFIQNRRVQAAKMLLTETEKTVSEIGRLVGFENDNYFIKIFKRWCGLTPNEYRKEQKIVL
- a CDS encoding cache domain-containing sensor histidine kinase; the protein is MLTTWLRRITPGTFKHRILFSFLLFLLTPIAILFLYNFRETEVMLQRDASDINVKQLEGIKADLIDLMSLVMKTGMLLDQDSVLREVMQKPELYDAIHRKRIVENKFASIENSFFLTGATVFYTLIDLKGNAYTSYTPENSLNYAHISSEPWVQELKRTEGQRYLWKSNDLTTGVRERKGNRMLSLYEVLRDDGLKPFAYGRFSIDYEAWFQEKTEENTFGSDGEGAYFLMDGYGRIMLQSNSGDNIPSTVSSAITAASQSQGQDNSSQSIVNNHMMYTYSKIQELDGYLVKKIPLSLLFEEVNKQKLRFYTVYGAILLLFVLLTYFISSTVTGPLKHLQRKMETTVKLNLKTKLPEQGRGELLALTRSFNFMIADINNLLEQLKLEERQKQFVRFQVLLGQMNPHFLLNTLNTIKSIALDKDEDEIYEICVSLGKILETTLNLEVDLILLKEEIVLIESYMDIQRKRFGHGIELHYEVSRDLEYALIPKFCLQPLVENSLIHGFGQTQLEGRINIRASIHHSLLILEVADNGIGMKKSQANQSYRKRKSIGVQNLRESLELMFKNQPTGLRIESTEEGTQVFMHFPLLLSKPYLKEGSTIVAHIDR
- a CDS encoding phosphoenolpyruvate hydrolase family protein, with amino-acid sequence MNKLNRSEIMDKFKEEVKQGKILLGVGAGTGITAKSSEAGGADMLIVYNSGRYRMAGRGSLAGLLSYGDANQIVVEMGAEVLPVVKHTPVLAGVCGTDPFRIMEVYLKQLKEQGFSGVQNFPTVGLIDGVFRQNLEETGMGYDLEVEMIRVAHELDMLTTPYVFDPAQAKAMAEAGADILVAHMGLTTKGSIGAKTALTLDDCVQRIEAIIEAGRAVNPEIMIICHGGPIADPEDAAYVMERTKGIDGFFGASSIERFAAEKGITQQTESFKSIRK